Part of the Pedobacter roseus genome is shown below.
ACGTTGATAAAGGTATTTTATTTACCCTAAAAGCACTTTTTACACGACCGGGTCACAGTGTCCGCGAATTTATCCAGGGCAAAAGGGTTCCCTATTTTAGTTTTGTTACGCTCATCCTGCTTATCTTGACGGCATCAAGTCTCATCGCACCTTATACACATGGTAGCATGACTGACCTGATGCCTCAGGGAAGCAAAGCAATGATGAGTGAGATCGAAAAATTTATCTCCGATCATCCAAAGCTTATCCTGATTATTACTATTCCCATTTATTCATTTTTTACGTTTATCTGGTTCAGAAAAGCAAAACTTAATTATTCCGAGCACCTGGTTTTAAATTCAAACCGCATTATTGTCGAATTAATCATTGGTTTGCTAATTTCGGTCATCACTATTTTTTACACCAATAGCAAAGGGCTGGTGTTAATATATTTTGGCGTGGCAACTTTCTTTGCATTTATATACAGCATCTGGTTCTATTACCAGTTTTTTTCAGGCTTTAACTATAGTAAAAAGGGATTACTTTTAAGAAGCATCCTTGTTCCTGCCTCTTATTACCTGGTATCATTTATAATTGGAGTAATATCTGCAATAATAAATATGAAGCATTGATTATTTTTCATCTACTTGTGAAAAACGATATTGACCCACTCATTTAATAATTTCTTTCATTTACTAAATGAAGAGTGGTTTAATATTTTAAAATCAAAGGGTTTATTTATATATTTGTATTATAATGACACTTAAGGCATTAAATATCGATAAGCCATCCGAAAAAGTGCTTGACTTTGTTAGGAAACTGCAATCAGAAAAAGAAGCAAAATTAAAAAAGCTTGATTCTGAAAGGGAGAAATATTTCGCAAAGAAAAAGTAACTCGTATGGGTGAAAAAAGAATTATCCCCTTGGTTACTAAGGAAGGGCATAACTATCTTATCCAATTCGAATTTTTAGATAAACATATTCTTCCTAAAAGTCTTGCTGTAGACGTCGTAGATGTATTGATTTCAGTTGAAAATAATGTTGGGATCAATAACGGGTATACATTATCCCTACTTGCCGAAATCATGAGAAAGTTCATCTTAGAAAATAATGTGATTCTATATTGTTACTGTGATCATGCTGAAATTGTGAGGAGCGATAAAAGGCGAGACACCAGTCCACAGGAATATAGGAGTCTTTTATTTTCTGCAATGTTTGCCAAGCAAGGTAACGATGATTATGTAAACCAATTAATTGTTATAAACGATAAAGTTGATCATTACATTCATTTAATCTCCAATATAAATAATGTTAAAGACATAGAATTATTAAAGATGGAAGTCTCATCTAATAAGTAAACTTTAATATTTTACCTACCTCTTTATCCCATCCTTAAAGTTACTTCCCCTTAATATTTTGTTAACGTTTATACAACTTTAACGGCATCTTACTGAAATACCTTCGCGTAAAAATAATTTTATGAAGAAGATAGTTTCGCTGATCGCCTTGCTTTGGCTTTCGGTAGGGTATTTATCGGCCCAGGAGAATCACGTAGTATTGATTAGTATAGATGGTTTACGTCCCGAATTTTATTTGGATCCACAATGGGGCATGGTTAACGTGCGTCAGGCAATGAACAAGGGCTCTTATGCAGAAGGTGTGCGAGGTAGTTTTCCTACTGTAACCTATCCTTCGCATACTACCATTGTAAGTGGCGTACTGCCTGCAAAACATGGTATTTATTA
Proteins encoded:
- a CDS encoding DUF3667 domain-containing protein, which produces MSPDCLNCAAPVTHNYCPNCGQKSTTHRYSIKHFLAHDFVHGVWHVDKGILFTLKALFTRPGHSVREFIQGKRVPYFSFVTLILLILTASSLIAPYTHGSMTDLMPQGSKAMMSEIEKFISDHPKLILIITIPIYSFFTFIWFRKAKLNYSEHLVLNSNRIIVELIIGLLISVITIFYTNSKGLVLIYFGVATFFAFIYSIWFYYQFFSGFNYSKKGLLLRSILVPASYYLVSFIIGVISAIINMKH